The Bacteroidota bacterium genome segment TCCTAAATGAAGAAAGTTTTACTTCCACTCTTGTCTGTGGGCCTGTGTGCTTCACTTCAGGCACAAACACCACAGCGTTGCAGCAGCCATGAGTACCACCAGCACCAGCTTGCCCAGCATCCTGAAATGGCTGATAACGAAGCCGAAATCAATCGTGCTGCTGAGCATTTTGCAAACAACAACAGCCAGCCAACACGCGCTGTAGTTACTATTCCCGTGATTTTTCACGTGGTGTATGAAAATGCCTCTGAAAACATTTCTTCAAACCGCATTCTCGAACAGCTTCAGGTACTCAATGAAGATTACCGCAAACTCAATGCCGACCGGGTAAACGTGCCCTCCGCCTGGCAGAGTCTGGCTGCCGACTGTGAAATTCAGTTTTGTCTCGCCAAACGTACACCCAGCAACACCTGGACCGACGGCATCAACCGCGTTTCTACAACGGTATCCAGCTTCGATATTTTTTCTGATGATGTAAAGTCGGCTTCTACCGGTGGTGTAAACGTTTGGGATCGTACCAAATACCTGAATATCTGGGTATGCGATCTGGGTGGCGGCATTCTGGGCTACGCTCAGTTTCCCGGCGGACCGGCGGCTACTGACGGGGTTGTTCTCGACTACCGTTACACTGGCAAAACCGGTGCTTCGGCTCCTTACAATAAAGGACGCAC includes the following:
- a CDS encoding T9SS type A sorting domain-containing protein; translation: MKKVLLPLLSVGLCASLQAQTPQRCSSHEYHQHQLAQHPEMADNEAEINRAAEHFANNNSQPTRAVVTIPVIFHVVYENASENISSNRILEQLQVLNEDYRKLNADRVNVPSAWQSLAADCEIQFCLAKRTPSNTWTDGINRVSTTVSSFDIFSDDVKSASTGGVNVWDRTKYLNIWVCDLGGGILGYAQFPGGPAATDGVVLDYRYTGKTGASAPYNKGRTATHEVGHWLGLYHIWGDDGGACSGSDQVSDTPNQGGENYGCFNVGQSVTDNCTATAPGVMWLNYMDYTDDACMYMFTTGQKTRMWSVLNGSRSSLLTSNSCTPVGIEELNVLHAISVYPSPSNGEVTVDFNGNNATDVDVVVYNTVGQAVLTARYATLSDSRIVLDLSDVAAGVYAIEISYGGEKTNRKVVIQ